ACCGCCGCGGTCGCCGATGCGCTGCTCGTGCCGGTGGAGGCGCTGGAGCTCGACGGCGCCGATCGCGCCCGGGCGCGGGTGCGGCGCGACGGCGTGTGGCGTGAGGTGACGGTGGGGCTCGGAGCGCTCAACGAACGGTTCGCCGAAGCGACCGACGGTCTCGTCGCCGGCGACGAGGTCGAGCTGCGCGAACCGGCAGCTCCGGCGACCGGGGCGCCGCTCGCCGGACCGCCGCGGGTCCCGCGCCGTTCGGCGGGGACGGGAAGCTGACTCAGAGGACGGCTGAGGGATCGGTCGGCGTGGCGCGGCGAGCGGTCGGTCGCCGGGCGCGCGAGACGCGAACCCTTCCCGGAGTCTCGCGCACCCGGCTCCCCGGCTGGCGCCGGCGAACCTCCGCGACGACCCCCAGGTGGTCGGAGAGGTGATCGTCGAGCGTCCGATAGGCGGCGAACTCGAGCTCGTCGGAGACCAGGATCCAGTCGAGGCAGACGACCGGACGCCGGGCCGGGAAGGTGGGCCGCATCTCGCCGACGAACGGCTGCAGCGAGAGCTCGCGCGCCAGCAGCATGAGCGCGCCGCGCTCTCGCCCCCACTCGCAGTTGAAGTCGCCGAGGATGACCAGCGGATGGGTCCGGTGCCGCACGTGCTCGACGAGCTGCTCGACCTGCCGCCGGCGGACCGAGGGATAGAGAAAGTCGAGATGCACCGACACCAGCCCGACCGGGCCGCCGCCGTCCGGCAGCTCGGCCGTGGCGGTGACGAACCCCTTGGTGTCGCGCCAGCTTTCGCGGAACGCCTGCGAGTGGGGGTCGGCGAGCGGTAGGCGCGAGAGCAGCGCCGTCCCGTACTCGAGTCCGACATCGAGGCCGCGCCAGCCGACCGAGAGACGTTGGTGGTCGCCGCGGAAGGAGTGGTCGTAGCCGGCGAGCCGGGAGAGCGTGTGGATGTGGTCGAAACGACCGCTCCACAGCGACGGTCCGTCGGCCTCCTGCAGCGCCACGACGTCCGGGCTCTCGCGACGCAGGACGGCGGCGATGTGGTGGAGGTTCGCCGAAAGCGTCGAGCGGCGAAGCAGCGCCTGGTGCCGCGAGCGGCGCCTGCCGTGGGCCATGTTGAGAGTGAGCAGCCGCAGACGCGGGGCGTCCACGGACCACGGGGCGTGGTGCATGCTCAGAGCCCGCCGAGCTCGAGCAGCCGCGCGCGCAGCGGTTCGGGCACCGGCATCACCGAAAGGCGCGAGTTGCGCACCAGGTCGAACTCGCGGAAGGCGGGATCGGCCTTGATCTCGCCGAGGCTCACGACTTCGGGGAGCCGTCGGACCGGCTCCAGGTCGACCACCACGCGGCGCCCCTCGGCGTCGCTCGGGTCGGGGTAGGGGTCCGAGGCGATCCGCGCCAAGCCGACCACCGACTTCTCGTCGCCGGTGTGGTAGACGAGCGCCTCGTCGCCGGCGCGCGCAGCGCGCAGGTGCTTCTGGGCGAGGGCGTTGCTGACCCCCTCCCAGACGGTGCGACCGT
This genomic window from Holophagales bacterium contains:
- a CDS encoding endonuclease/exonuclease/phosphatase family protein, whose translation is MHHAPWSVDAPRLRLLTLNMAHGRRRSRHQALLRRSTLSANLHHIAAVLRRESPDVVALQEADGPSLWSGRFDHIHTLSRLAGYDHSFRGDHQRLSVGWRGLDVGLEYGTALLSRLPLADPHSQAFRESWRDTKGFVTATAELPDGGGPVGLVSVHLDFLYPSVRRRQVEQLVEHVRHRTHPLVILGDFNCEWGRERGALMLLARELSLQPFVGEMRPTFPARRPVVCLDWILVSDELEFAAYRTLDDHLSDHLGVVAEVRRRQPGSRVRETPGRVRVSRARRPTARRATPTDPSAVL
- a CDS encoding EVE domain-containing protein — translated: MACWLLKTEPGSYSFGDLARDGRTVWEGVSNALAQKHLRAARAGDEALVYHTGDEKSVVGLARIASDPYPDPSDAEGRRVVVDLEPVRRLPEVVSLGEIKADPAFREFDLVRNSRLSVMPVPEPLRARLLELGGL